In Synechococcus sp. CB0101, a genomic segment contains:
- a CDS encoding site-specific integrase, whose translation MQLRVRIQGKDAFINRLGRWNDPSDVARASALSAKIWADYCGGTFDTTLRSYQPSNEHADADLLEALKHLSEANRQGRTIHAYRTLRKYGKTLRNKSDVDEFVQWMLANGLQNRTVDGILCEFRRVCPENSKHLFKHKLKVNKGSSLSDVLSTEEITLVLEDLRVNEVWFYPLFFLWLSSGMRNAEIRGLTWDCIHWDSGEIIIHKTLRVDGLNTHRYFWSTTKTGKERVVPIGYSVIKVLQEHKSLMVSKGIYDYNGLVFVTPITHKNVYDSLLGKVWKRSLVRCGIKPRRLYAQRHSFLSHALAMGNSPADLAQMAGHSTQMLLKTYAKPTGRIRLPEWQRELGSIHDLVD comes from the coding sequence TTGCAGCTACGTGTGAGAATCCAAGGCAAGGATGCGTTTATCAATCGACTTGGGCGATGGAACGATCCTAGCGATGTTGCAAGGGCATCAGCACTAAGCGCGAAGATTTGGGCAGACTATTGCGGAGGGACTTTTGATACCACTCTTCGCTCATACCAACCCAGCAACGAGCACGCAGATGCGGATTTACTTGAAGCTTTAAAGCACCTTTCTGAAGCGAACAGACAAGGGCGGACTATCCATGCTTACAGAACTCTGAGGAAGTACGGCAAAACCCTCAGGAACAAAAGTGACGTTGATGAGTTCGTACAATGGATGCTCGCTAATGGTCTCCAGAATCGAACCGTTGACGGGATTCTTTGTGAGTTCAGACGTGTGTGCCCAGAGAACAGCAAGCACCTCTTCAAACACAAACTCAAAGTGAATAAGGGGTCTTCACTATCGGATGTTCTAAGCACAGAAGAGATCACCCTTGTACTTGAAGATCTGAGAGTGAACGAGGTCTGGTTTTACCCCTTATTCTTCCTGTGGTTGAGCAGTGGAATGCGGAACGCAGAGATCAGAGGACTCACCTGGGACTGCATCCACTGGGACAGCGGCGAGATTATCATTCACAAGACCCTGAGGGTCGATGGTCTGAACACTCATCGATACTTCTGGTCCACGACAAAGACAGGCAAAGAGCGGGTTGTGCCGATAGGTTATTCAGTTATCAAGGTACTTCAAGAACATAAGTCTTTAATGGTGTCAAAAGGAATCTACGATTACAATGGACTTGTATTTGTCACACCTATAACACACAAGAACGTATACGATTCTTTGCTTGGCAAAGTCTGGAAGAGAAGTTTAGTGCGTTGCGGTATTAAACCGAGGAGACTTTATGCGCAACGCCATTCATTCCTCTCCCATGCACTTGCAATGGGCAATTCACCAGCTGACTTGGCACAAATGGCAGGTCACAGCACACAGATGCTTCTCAAAACCTACGCCAAACCAACTGGAAGAATCAGACTGCCTGAATGGCAGAGAGAACTCGGTTCAATTCATGATTTGGTTGACTAA